A region of Nakaseomyces glabratus chromosome M, complete sequence DNA encodes the following proteins:
- the PTA1 gene encoding RNA-processing protein PTA1 (CAGL0M12166g~Ortholog(s) have role in mRNA polyadenylation, pre-mRNA cleavage required for polyadenylation, response to drug, tRNA processing, termination of RNA polymerase II transcription and exosome-dependent, more), whose translation MNESDIDQLYKARELALNKSPEKTLPKVLETAESLYLAADSNADQAIKHRLSKFLTHVFYEILTSELIPKNEKPFIASQHLHTIMLICRDSQIDPVTYKYAILSLTSSYSSLFDLVAKTSNQELWDTMQELKSFIITRWRTPYPKSKSNEQVDDSSMLAQENENIGCKLATLKLISEVIIVQTPIISSSTIKDKSGHMNMISLASVPDNHPVISKKQVYESEAKKLLDSLLNYLVEQPFMISMIFVAIINCLAIVMKQRPQTTIRILSGLLRFNVDAKFQMDNQSTVNYRLAKRFVERAYKNFVQFGLKGQYIKNTGTTSTFYTKLSKISQTLHVIGEEAKSKGILNFDANEVEHYMNSDDRNKAIAQIKRLRSSIDDLIKAQMLTHDGSSLSNNDNNTFDNMQSSNIANGKASSSESIDDMHFNEKALQLSELQKYTMSKNNMQNFFNSSTVALDNSYSSVYSLMNSKNSDIDMSKLPSDLLLKLCSEAVFNTDTKKMLTGLSIVASRYSDLMNKYKTKKRRMEDDEMAERLNKRLRGEEVDEPMTNAPKVEEKPKEKVEEMSEASAINKSNDSTYTIEPEKLNENEKEEHFKRIISNIMDIKKMEETPEISSFVNTKLKPLQKIKLMQWNSSESWLHILTRLATRGVNHDENMSNIIRQTLYDYFLDNFNDRASVALEWLNEEWYNETINKSKKENGEESYKNYDEWSLKLLDGLVPSLENQHRRLFIRLMSELPRVTYEHILKLRSVCLDPARSSLGFQVLKFLVMFRPPTKPYIKEFLEKLKQEDSTIEKQCNSILDKYCK comes from the coding sequence ATGAATGAATCAGACATTGACCAACTCTATAAAGCACGAGAGTTGGCTTTGAACAAGTCGCCTGAAAAGACGCTTCCAAAAGTTTTAGAAACTGCTGAATCTTTATATTTAGCAGCCGACAGCAATGCTGACCAGGCAATAAAACACAGGttatcaaaatttcttACCCATGtattttatgaaatatTGACTTCTGAACTTATACCGAAAAATGAAAAGCCCTTCATAGCATCCCAACATCTCCATACTATCATGCTAATATGTCGTGATTCCCAAATTGATCCTGTAACATATAAGTATGCTATCTTGTCATTAACATCCTCTTACTCATCACTTTTCGATCTTGTAGCCAAAACTTCAAATCAAGAGCTTTGGGATACGATgcaagaattgaaaagcTTTATAATTACTAGATGGAGAACACCTTATCCAAAATCCAAAAGCAATGAACAGGTGGACGACAGCAGTATGTTGGCTCaggaaaatgaaaatatcgGATGTAAACTTGCTACATTGAAGTTGATATCTGAAGTCATCATAGTACAAACACCGATAATAAGTTCTTCAACTATCAAAGATAAATCAGGTCACATGAATATGATAAGTCTGGCTTCGGTGCCTGATAATCATCCAGTTATATCTAAGAAGCAAGTTTATGAATCAGAAGCCAAAAAGTTACTTGACTCTCTATTGAATTATCTAGTTGAACAGCCTTTCATGATTAGTATGATATTTGTCGCAATAATCAACTGTCTGGCCATTGTTATGAAGCAAAGACCACAAACAACTATAAGAATACTTTCTGGATTATTGAGGTTTAACGTTGATGCTAAATTTCAAATGGATAATCAATCAACAGTAAATTATAGATTAGCGAAGAGATTTGTTGAAAGAGCATACAAGAATTTTGTTCAATTTGGTTTAAAAGGCcaatatatcaaaaatacagGTACCACCTCAACTTTTTATACTAAACTTTCTAAGATTTCTCAAACTTTACATGTAAttggagaagaagcaaaaaGCAAGGGTATATTGAACTTTGATGCTAATGAAGTAGAGCATTATATGAACTCTGATGATAGAAACAAGGCAATTGCACAAATAAAACGTCTAAGATCCTCTATTGATGACTTAATTAAGGCTCAAATGCTAACCCATGATGGCAGCtctctttcaaataatgataataatacgTTTGATAATATGCAGTCTTCTAATATAGCAAATGGGAAAGCATCATCCTCAGAATCGATAGATGATATGCATTTCAATGAGAAAGCATTGCAACTATCTGAATTGCAGAAATATACCATGtcaaaaaacaatatgCAGAATTTTTTCAACAGTTCAACAGTGGCATTAGATAACAGCTACTCTTCAGTATATTCATTGATGAACAGCAAAAACTCAGATATAGACATGTCTAAGCTTCCAAGTGACTTGTTATTGAAACTATGCTCTGAAGCGGTTTTCAATACagatacaaagaaaatgctAACCGGATTATCTATTGTTGCTTCCCGTTATTCAGATTTAATGAACAAGTACAAGACTAAGAAGCGCAGGATggaagatgatgaaatggCTGAAAGATTAAACAAAAGGTTGCGTGGAGAAGAGGTTGATGAACCTATGACCAATGCTCCTAAAGTTGAGGAGAAACCTAAGGAGAAAGTGGAAGAGATGTCAGAGGCCAGTGCCATTAATAAATCCAATGATTCGACTTACACTATCGAACCAGAGAAACTAAATGAAAACGAGAAGGAAGAGCATTTCAAGAGAATCATCTCCAATATAATGGACATAAagaaaatggaagaaaCACCAGAGATTAGTTCCTTTGTAAACACCAAATTGAAGCCCTTGCAAAAGATTAAATTAATGCAATGGAACTCTAGCGAGTCGTGGTTACACATATTGACTAGATTGGCCACTCGTGGTGTAAATCATGATGAGAACATGAGTAACATCATTAGACAGACGTTGTACGACTACTTCTTGGACAATTTTAATGATAGGGCGAGTGTTGCCTTAGAGTGGTTAAATGAAGAATGGTACAATGAGACCATTAATAAATCGAAGAAAGAGAACGGAGAAGAGAGTTACAAGAACTACGACGAATGGTCCCTGAAATTGTTAGACGGGCTTGTTCCGTCCTTGGAGAACCAACATCGTCGTCTGTTTATCAGACTAATGAGTGAACTTCCAAGGGTAACCTATGAACATATCCTAAAACTAAGATCAGTATGTCTGGACCCAGCAAGAAGCTCTTTAGGCTTCCAAGTGCTTAAATTCCTGGTAATGTTCCGTCCACCCACGAAACCTTACATCAAGGAATTTCTCGAAAAACTGAAACAAGAAGATAGCACTATTGAAAAGCAATGTAACTCTATCCTTGATAAGTATTGTAAGTAG
- the GCV3 gene encoding glycine decarboxylase subunit H (CAGL0M12188g~Ortholog(s) have glycine dehydrogenase (decarboxylating) activity, role in glycine catabolic process, one-carbon metabolic process, protein lipoylation and mitochondrion localization) — MFSRVVVRSSRFVASPLRLALRCQSTNALNKSQLPFTHSGEGPLAVKYTSQHEWIAAHSDGTAFLGITKYAADALGDATYIEIPEADTEVSAGDSVSSVESVKSASEVYTPLSGTVVEGNAALEESPQLINTDPLGEGWIAKIKLENPEEINTTEGLLTLEQYEQSLEHDEH, encoded by the coding sequence ATGTTCTCTAGAGTTGTTGTTAGATCAAGCAGGTTTGTAGCTTCTCCACTACGTTTGGCTCTCAGATGTCAATCCACAAACGCTTTAAACAAGAGCCAGTTGCCATTTACTCACTCTGGTGAAGGACCATTGGCCGTCAAGTACACTTCTCAACACGAATGGATCGCTGCACACAGTGACGGTACCGCATTCTTAGGTATAACGAAATATGCTGCCGATGCCCTAGGTGATGCCACTTACATTGAGATCCCAGAAGCTGACACTGAGGTCTCCGCCGGTGACTCTGTCTCATCTGTTGAGTCAGTCAAGTCTGCCTCCGAAGTATACACCCCATTGTCAGGTACGGTGGTGGAAGGTAACGCAGCTCTAGAAGAGTCTCCACAATTGATCAACACTGACCCACTGGGTGAAGGTTGGATCGCCAAGATAAAATTAGAGAACCCAGAAGAGATCAACACCACAGAAGGTCTACTGACTTTAGAACAATACGAGCAATCACTAGAGCACGATGAGCATTAA
- the BOL1 gene encoding Bol1p (CAGL0M12210g~Ortholog(s) have role in iron-sulfur cluster assembly, protein maturation by iron-sulfur cluster transfer and cytosol, mitochondrial matrix, nucleus localization): MYRSVSRVPVFSISNLIKRNITKMSSETPLNMRTDGPVITSITTKIKAKFPDVEHLAVFNDSYKHKGHEPMETAENTTESHIRLEIVTEAFKGLNLPKRHRLVYGLLKEEFDDMGLHALQLTTKTPEEYAKSQQSSKAQTCKGD; encoded by the coding sequence ATGTATCGGTCAGTGAGCAGAGTACCAGTTTTCAGCATTAGTAATCTGATTAAGCGGAATATTACCAAGATGAGCAGTGAGACACCATTAAATATGAGGACAGACGGACCTGTTATAACTTCAATTACAACAAAGATCAAGGCGAAGTTCCCTGATGTGGAACACCTAGCGGTGTTCAACGATTCTTACAAACACAAGGGACATGAACCCATGGAGACCGCCGAAAACACTACTGAATCACATATAAGACTTGAAATAGTCACTGAGGCTTTTAAGGGCTTGAATCTGCCAAAGAGGCATAGATTAGTCTATGGTCTTCTTAAAGAGGAGTTCGACGACATGGGATTGCATGCTTTACAATTAACCACTAAGACTCCAGAGGAGTATGCAAAGAGTCAGCAAAGTTCCAAGGCTCAAACCTGTAAAGGCGATTAA
- the BOL3 gene encoding Bol3p (CAGL0M12232g~Ortholog(s) have role in protein maturation by iron-sulfur cluster transfer and mitochondrial matrix localization) — MLGRLISPSLARRSVVNAYTIRRPALVLSLRAYSSGTDEEKRIYEKLSKAFNTTDLRVQDVSGGCGSMYAIDVTSDKFNTLTTIKQHQMVNEILKEDIPKWHGLQLRTKKNKTK, encoded by the coding sequence ATGCTCGGACGATTAATTTCCCCATCGCTAGCTAGGCGTTCTGTTGTAAATGCCTATACCATTCGCCGGCCAGCGTTAGTTTTAAGCCTCAGAGCATATTCTTCTGGCACAGATGAAGAGAAGAGGATATATGAGAAGTTGTCCAAGGCATTCAACACCACTGATCTCAGGGTGCAGGATGTCTCTGGTGGATGTGGTTCAATGTATGCCATTGATGTTACTTCCGACAAGTTTAACACATTAACTACAATTAAACAACATCAGATGGTCAATGAGATCCTTAAGGAAGATATCCCAAAATGGCACGGTCTGCAACTGCGAActaagaagaacaaaaccAAATAA
- the SPC72 gene encoding gamma-tubulin complex subunit SPC72 (CAGL0M12254g~Ortholog(s) have structural constituent of cytoskeleton activity and role in microtubule nucleation, mitotic spindle elongation, mitotic spindle orientation checkpoint, nuclear migration along microtubule): MYSGDQSAGSQFEDENSLSIRTNQSTPIKRADNTSNRTSLISDDYGLRKISSTSGVLDEKQKLHRRYTSRIRNINNSTKSTSSIDNYDDISDPSFGKKNTVQEDDNESELTYELPPLKTPLKINRHSVGSTFKNHRFSDGDWKSKPRPTSTTSFNDADALNDIFENEGVNNSRSPKNPEYYKVDFSSPQQNVAVDQLNKQIVSYRLKIKSLYEIIRQLSSNSENEDRKRNSYMESILSKLPQDDEVEELKRTNINLEHQLSKKNTLLHQLENSLHTVSDELEKTKNDHAETLEMTKEYLEHTEELTKQIDNILGLLLNELELNADEKTTLENARKIGTAFTIVKMKALESIIQQHILDKKSGSPIPKDSKDGNNELSKQEHANDSEYAIANSTAIQNHLEEDSYQKTKDEDEFDDNLLNSQMEEAIEELHREYDSFVKGIREKLEKSEKLEAILLDKLSLQKSNLVKLADSTANENNMSKDVIETSELGDQNNKTNMDFYKSYQYHIDNLTSHIERLKLNISERDEAVDYLKEEEEQLRIEIQKQKERFNRQMADKKELYMQKESNWKELIGSYEDQLEEVNLSRKQLSKTVSDLKNEIQEIYQQSSENMKLLEQDVASLQEKCQSYNDEVFQLSKQNSALSAKLEAFTKNSENLKLMFQQLEKSAKNNQKSLNETKPFTDSLLDHLNQIFDILAKVLDDQSISQARRKLRSIIKISTIEDPKLLTHKLITLYEYIERAAESIVTNYIEVNSVLQSQPAQTKDQKQLLLRIEDVQRKWLSERERRKLESDIAQSKIKKLELENLQLREQLRKAP, encoded by the coding sequence ATGTACAGCGGTGATCAGAGTGCTGGGTCGCAGTTCGAGGATGAAAACTCACTGTCGATAAGGACAAATCAAAGTACGCCAATCAAAAGGGCTGACAATACTAGCAATAGGACATCACTTATATCAGATGATTACGGTTTACGCAAGATATCCAGCACTAGTGGTGTCCTCGATGAGAAGCAAAAGCTTCATAGGAGATACACATCAAGGATACGAAACATAAACAACAGCACAAAATCAACTTCCAGCATTGATAATTACGATGATATATCAGATCCAAGCTTTGGTAAGAAAAATACTGTACAGgaagatgacaatgaaTCAGAGTTGACTTATGAGTTGCCACCATTGAAGACtcctttgaaaataaatagaCATTCTGTCGGTTCAACGTTTAAGAATCACAGATTCTCAGACGGAGATTGGAAATCAAAACCACGaccaacatcaacaacCTCATTCAACGATGCAGATGCTCTTAATGACATATTTGAGAATGAAGGTGTAAATAACAGTAGGTCTCCCAAGAATCCCGAGTACTATAAGgttgatttttcttctccaCAACAAAACGTTGCTGTAGACCAACTCAATAAACAGATAGTATCATATagattgaaaataaaatcactATATGAGATAATAAGACAACTCAGTTCAAACAGTGAAAATGAAgatagaaaaagaaactcCTATATGGAGTCAATACTTTCAAAACTCCCtcaagatgatgaagttgaagagCTGAAGAGAACTAATATCAATCTTGAACACCAATTGAGTAAGAAAAATACTTTGCTTCATCAACTAGAGAACAGTTTACATACAGTTTCAGATGAACTggaaaaaacaaagaatgATCATGCTGAGACGCTGGAAATGACCAAAGAATATCTCGAACATACTGAAGAGTTGACAAAACAGATAGATAATATATTGGGTTTGTTATTGAATGAGCTAGAACTTAACGCGGATGAAAAAACCACACTTGAGAATGCACGCAAAATTGGCACAGCGTTTACAATTGTAAAAATGAAGGCTTTAGAATCGATAATACAGCAGCACATACTTGATAAAAAGAGTGGTTCACCAATTCCCAAGGATTCAAAAGATGGAAACAATGAGCTTTCAAAACAAGAGCATGCTAATGACAGCGAATATGCAATTGCCAACAGCACAGCAATACAAAATCACTTGGAAGAAGACTCTTAtcagaaaacaaaagaCGAAGAcgaatttgatgataacTTGCTAAATTCTCAAATGGAGGAAGCAATAGAAGAACTACATAGAGAATATGACAGCTTTGTGAAAGGAATTAGGGAAAAGTTAGAAAAGTCTGAAAAACTAGAGGCTATCCTGCTTGATAAACTATCCCTACAGAAATCCAATCTAGTGAAACTTGCCGACTCAACTGCAAATGAGAACAACATGTCTAAAGATGTCATCGAGACTTCTGAGTTAGGcgatcaaaataataaaacgAATATGGATTTTTACAAGTCATACCAATATCATATTGACAATTTAACCTCACATATTGAGAGACTAAAACTCAATATATCTGAACGTGATGAGGCGGTGGATTATttaaaagaagaagaagaacagtTGAGAatagaaatacaaaaacaaaaagagaGGTTCAACAGACAAATGGCAgacaaaaaagaattataTATGCAGAAAGAGTCAAACTGGAAAGAGCTTATTGGAAGTTATGAAGACCAGCTTGAAGAGGTTAACTTATCTAGGAAGCAGCTAAGCAAGACAGTATCGGAtctaaaaaatgaaattcaGGAAATCTATCAGCAAAGTAGtgaaaatatgaaattattGGAACAAGATGTTGCTTCATTGCAAGAGAAATGCCAATCATATAATGATGAAGTCTTCCAATTATCCAAACAGAACTCCGCATTATCTGCAAAGCTTGAAGCATTTACGAAGAACTCTGAAAATCTTAAATTAATGTTTCAACAGCTTGAAAAATCTGCtaaaaataatcaaaagAGCTTAAATGAGACCAAACCATTTACAGATAGTTTACTGGATCACCTCAATCAAATATTCGATATTCTAGCCAAAGTTTTAGATGATCAATCGATAAGTCAGGCAAGAAGGAAACTTCGTtctataataaaaataagcACCATAGAGGATCCTAAACTTCTTACGCACAAACTTATCACCttatatgaatatattgagAGGGCAGCGGAAAGTATTGTGACAAATTACATTGAAGTCAACTCGGTGCTTCAATCCCAACCAGCCCAAACAAAAGACCAAAAACAGCTTTTATTGCGTATAGAAGATGTACAAAGGAAGTGGCTGTCTGAAAGAGAGAGAAGAAAACTAGAATCAGATATAGCACAATCAAAGATCAAGAAGCTTGAATTAGAAAATTTGCAATTGAGAGAACAGTTAAGGAAAGCACCTTAG
- the GEM1 gene encoding ERMES complex Ca(2+)-binding regulatory GTPase GEM1 (CAGL0M12276g~Ortholog(s) have GTPase activity, calcium ion binding activity and role in mitochondrion inheritance, mitochondrion-endoplasmic reticulum membrane tethering, phospholipid homeostasis, regulation of mitochondrion organization) — protein MTKETIRVVICGDDGVGKTSLIVSLVKGQFIPNLQAVLPPVTIPRDFSSSPYSPKNTVLIDTDNSDPLAIQRELKNADVIWLVYSDKDSYERISLYWMITFRSLGLNIPVILCKNKCDQYTTNSPLEDFLDTKIEDEEFIPILMAFKEVDTCVKASAKTHFDVNQSFYLCQRSISYPISPLFDAKVGDLKPSAVAALSRIFFLSDEDQDGFLNDNEIMDLQRKCFGKSIDLNELNFIKHTLSDLTSSEEYPSEILYCQGKGLTKQGFIALNKIYTEKGRHETTWGILRAFNYTDSLSIDDAVLFPKVNVPEQASVELSSKGYRFLVDIFIKFDSDNDGALNDTELHTLFRSTPGLPNLWLETNFPASTVVNAKGFVTLQGWLAQWTMTTYLDYKITTAYLVYLGFQEDAKLAVQITKSRRMRRRQGRLYRSYVTDRKVFNCFVVGKRNSGKSSLLESFLGRLFSEAYSPTIRPRVAVNNVEVTGDKQYYLILQEFGEQEEAILQNPSRLAECDVLCLTYDSSDPESFSYLLELLTNNEIMKDIPVVFVALKADLDKQQQRCKFQPDEFTDTLYLDHPLHVSSTWSSSLNQLFKKIIQASLEPGKFTPGFPPDIKPTNIDYSSAVILGSSIGFLALFSYTMIKLLKPTQQ, from the coding sequence ATGACAAAAGAAACCATCAGAGTCGTAATTTGTGGTGACGATGGCGTTGGCAAGACAAGTTTAATTGTATCATTAGTTAAGGGACAATTTATACCTAATTTACAAGCCGTTCTACCGCCTGTGACTATTCCTCGTGATTTTTCATCGAGCCCTTATTCACCTAAGAACACTGTGCTAATCGATACAGATAACAGCGATCCATTAGCTATCCAGAGGGAGCTTAAAAATGCGGATGTTATTTGGCTAGTATACTCTGATAAGGATTCTTACGAAAGAATATCACTATATTGGATGATAACTTTCAGGTCACTTGGACTCAACATCCCAGTAATATTATGCAAGAACAAATGTGATCAATACACAACAAACTCACCACTAGAGGATTTCTTAGATACTAAAATTGAGGATGAGGAATTTATTCCAATTCTTATGGCCTTCAAAGAGGTAGATACCTGTGTGAAAGCCAGTGCGAAGACCCATTTTGATGTTAATCAATCATTTTATCTGTGCCAGAGATCAATTTCATACCCAATCTCACCATTATTCGATGCCAAGGTAGGAGATTTGAAACCTTCAGCTGTTGCTGCCTTAAGTAGAATATTCTTCTTAAGCGACGAAGATCAGGATGGCTTTCttaatgataatgaaattatgGACCTACAGCGGAAATGCTTTGGAAAGAGTATTGACTTGAATGAGCTAAACTTCATAAAACATACACTTTCAGACTTGACATCATCTGAAGAATATCCATCAGAAATACTTTATTGCCAAGGAAAAGGTCTAACAAAACAGGGCTTTATTGCTTTAAACAAGATATATACAGAGAAAGGAAGACATGAAACTACTTGGGGGATTCTAAGAGCGTTCAATTACACAGATTCATTATCAATTGATGATGCAGTGCTTTTCCCAAAAGTAAATGTTCCAGAACAAGCTAGTGTAGAACTCAGTTCCAAAGGCTATCGGTTTTTGGTTGacatttttataaaattcGATAGCGACAATGACGGTGCTTTGAATGACACTGAACTTCATACACTTTTTAGAAGCACCCCAGGACTACCGAATTTGTGGCTAGAAACAAACTTTCCGGCATCAACTGTGGTTAATGCAAAAGGCTTTGTTACACTGCAGGGCTGGCTTGCACAATGGACGATGACAACATATCTGGATTATAAAATTACGACTGCATACCTAGTTTATCTAGGTTTCCAGGAAGATGCAAAATTGGCTGTACAAATCACAAAATCTCGCCGTATGCGACGTCGTCAGGGCAGATTGTACAGGTCATATGTCACAGATCGTAAGGTTTTTAattgttttgttgttggtAAAAGAAATAGTGGAAAATCATCTCTGCTAGAATCATTTCTAGGAAGATTATTCAGTGAAGCCTATTCGCCAACAATTCGACCTCGAGTAGCTGTTAACAATGTGGAAGTGACTGGAGATAAACAATATTATCTGATTCTACAGGAATTCGGTGAGCAGGAAGAAGCAATTCTCCAAAATCCATCGAGGCTTGCTGAGTGCGATGTATTGTGTCTAACATATGATTCTAGTGATCCTGAGTCTTTTTCTTATCTATTGGAGTTACTGACTAATAATGAGATAATGAAAGATATACCTGTTGTATTTGTTGCCCTTAAAGCCGACCTAGATAAGCAGCAGCAGAGATGTAAGTTTCAACCTGACGAATTTACAGATACTTTATATCTTGACCACCCTTTACATGTTTCTTCCACTTGGTCAAGTTCTTTGAATCAGctatttaaaaaaattattcaaGCTTCATTGGAACCGGGAAAATTTACTCCAGGCTTCCCACCAGATATCAAGCCGACAAACATAGATTATAGTTCAGCTGTAATTTTAGGATCTTCTATAGGATTTCTGGCATTATTTTCATACACAATGATAAAATTACTAAAACCTACCCAACAGTGA